The sequence TAATTATTTTACTAATCCGTACAATAATGCATCGTGATATTTACCAGCCGAAAAAATTTCATCCTTCAATGTACCTTCAAACTGAAAACCGACTTTTTTAGCAACTGCATTGCTAGCAAGATTAACTTCTTCTGCCATAAGTTTAATTTTATGCAGATTCAATTCATCAAAACCAATTTCTAGTAATTTTTTCAGGCAATCAGTCATAACGCCGTTACCTTGAAATTCTCCTCCAAGCCAATAGCCAACTTCAGCATGTTTATTATCAAGATCGATATTATGTAAGTCTATCATTCCAACCGGATGTCCATTGATCCAGATACTGGCAACCCATAATTTCTTTGCTGCCATGCGATCTTGACAATATTCTAAGAAAGCCCGTTCACTAGCCACAGATTTAGTCGATTCGCCCCAAGGCATGAACTTAGCTAATTGAGGCCTAGTTTTTTCGATTTGCTCATAAAGACTATCTGCATCCTTAGGATCAACAATCTTCAATTTAATATTTTCTCGAACCAACCATTCCCGCATACTGTCACCTTCACTTATTATTTGTATATCATTGTATAACATTTTTTCGGACTGAATAGCGACAATATCAACCTATCTTTTTTCTATTTAAAATCATAATCGAGATAGCTAAAACTACTATCGTCGCCACAATACTGATCCAAATGGCTGGATAAATATGAGATATTTTTTCTGTGCCTTTGACTAAATCCAAATTATCACTGACCAATGATATCGGATTATACTTCTGTAATTTTTCAAACATATTCACTAGCATCAAACTAATGAACATAATTACTTTTGCTTAGTGTTGAACCAAAAATCACCACTGCAACAAACAATAATCCAAAAACTAATAAAGGCCACATCCCTGTCCAAATGTTAGGACTTTTATCATCTGGAAAATAATACGCCGTATAACCCCAGTTGATCAAAAAAGCAACAATTACTGCTAGACACCATTGCAACATGGCAACGACATATTTGGCAATAACTATGGCATACCGTGGTAATCCTTTTGTCACCAAATTAACCAAAGTTCCTTTAGATATCTCATTACTGATAGTTCCACTAAAAATAACTGCTAAAATAAAAATCCCAATTTGGGTCATGTTTTTAAAATACTGTTGCCACGCTTCAACACTAGTAGGATCAGGCATTTTGATAGTCATCTGACTAGTCGAAGCCATCTTTAAAATATCCGGTGTTAACTTAGCCATCAATGGTCCCTCAATCCCAAAGACTATGAAGATTGCTGCAATAATCAATAAATGGTAATTACGCCATGATTCCAATAGTTCTTTACGCATAAAAATCCAAATTTTCATTGAGTTACCTCCGTAAAGATATCTTCCAGACTAGTGGTTTGCCTACTCATAGAAATTGGTACTAAGTCGAACTTTAATAGCTTTTCCAAAATAGATTTAGCACTTTTCTGATACGAACCATGATAAACAATGGTCAGTTGCGTGTTGTTTTGAAGCGCTTGTTGATTTAATGCAACATTGGCTTTTTGAGCTGAATTTTTTGAGTCAAAGTTCAAAACTATTTGTGGTTTAGCATAGTCGTTTTTTAAATTATCG comes from Companilactobacillus pabuli and encodes:
- a CDS encoding ABC transporter permease — its product is MKIWIFMRKELLESWRNYHLLIIAAIFIVFGIEGPLMAKLTPDILKMASTSQMTIKMPDPTSVEAWQQYFKNMTQIGIFILAVIFSGTISNEISKGTLVNLVTKGLPRYAIVIAKYVVAMLQWCLAVIVAFLINWGYTAYYFPDDKSPNIWTGMWPLLVFGLLFVAVVIFGSTLSKSNYVH
- a CDS encoding GNAT family N-acetyltransferase; translation: MREWLVRENIKLKIVDPKDADSLYEQIEKTRPQLAKFMPWGESTKSVASERAFLEYCQDRMAAKKLWVASIWINGHPVGMIDLHNIDLDNKHAEVGYWLGGEFQGNGVMTDCLKKLLEIGFDELNLHKIKLMAEEVNLASNAVAKKVGFQFEGTLKDEIFSAGKYHDALLYGLVK